A single genomic interval of Mucilaginibacter robiniae harbors:
- a CDS encoding TonB-dependent receptor, translating to MKNLYSLLIFTLLFCYTAQAFADSAIKGIVTDQKNGEPLPGATVTLKNERMHTKISTSVGLDGSYSFKNVTAGSYEVEAKYVGYKDEEKHTEINGNVPLIIINLALQGKGHDLSEVNIKSRTNQGSDQAARRIEQRADQVVNAVSSHSIEISPDITIANVTQRISGVSVERSNNGEAQYAIIRGMPQRYQYTLINGIKIPSPSNTNRYVPLDIFPADIVDRLEVYKSLTASQEGDAIGGAINLALKDAPDDFALHLNVGTGYAENFFNHGFTQFDHSASLSRSPRIKNGADYIATMNDFPNSPFHYSTKNVPLASILGFSVGGRSHDKKLGALLAGSYQNTYRQTNGVFFNTQVNLTNNEPSVQDFQSRTYNIQQQRAALIGKLDYRFDSANKLTLNGSYINLMQNEYRFASDTSFLGRTAVGNGRVNEGYRSDRTIQQVYNVNLQGDHTLLPNFRANWMAVYSKATANEPDRADLNLNTGRNIQPDGSVVQASTTFDALQSQTRIFTYNSDQDKTGYLNLIYSPQLFNTKVEFSAGGMYRDKDRHSDYDEYDLRVSGNTAQTFNGNIDNNTFAVFNGQGRASDALNYTFNEKIGAAYGQFKFTAGKLQTIGGLRYEHTSQAYETNASEQTVGKNGTNHYYDFLPSLNFKYMLSEHQNLRLSYYSAISRPNFYEIIPHTSGDPDADYKEIGNPTLKRTTAENFDFRYELFPKGLDELLVGVFYKAINNPIENALVRQTSSAGSTSTNLVLQPQNFGTAHNYGFEFEAVKYIHNFGVRLNYTYTDSKITTSKLVNYRDASGYVTNRLENQTRPLQGQSKNIGNFSFLYKDGKAGLDAQLSLVYTGSRINLVSGYLDNDVWQKAFTTLDFSTEKRLFKNLYGYFKATNLLNTPFQLELHRPYPESVTVSSEYQKDGANAFVRRDTYNRYYILGLRYRL from the coding sequence ATGAAGAACCTGTACTCCCTGTTAATTTTTACGCTATTGTTTTGCTATACTGCACAGGCTTTTGCCGACAGTGCCATAAAAGGTATAGTAACCGACCAGAAGAATGGTGAGCCCCTCCCCGGAGCTACTGTTACCTTAAAAAATGAGCGCATGCATACCAAAATATCCACCAGCGTAGGGCTGGATGGCAGCTATAGCTTCAAGAATGTTACCGCAGGCAGCTACGAGGTAGAAGCTAAATATGTAGGCTACAAGGATGAAGAAAAGCATACAGAAATAAACGGTAACGTACCTTTGATTATCATTAACCTGGCTTTACAAGGCAAGGGACATGATTTAAGCGAGGTAAATATAAAAAGTCGTACCAACCAGGGGTCAGATCAGGCTGCCAGGCGCATTGAGCAGCGGGCCGACCAAGTGGTTAATGCTGTATCGTCACACAGTATAGAAATATCGCCAGATATTACCATTGCCAACGTTACCCAGCGTATTAGCGGTGTATCAGTTGAGCGCAGCAACAATGGCGAGGCGCAATATGCCATTATTCGCGGGATGCCGCAACGTTATCAATACACATTGATTAACGGTATCAAAATACCTAGCCCCAGCAATACTAACCGTTATGTACCGCTGGATATTTTCCCGGCCGATATTGTTGACCGTTTGGAAGTTTACAAATCATTAACCGCCAGTCAGGAAGGTGATGCGATTGGTGGGGCTATCAATTTAGCGTTGAAAGATGCTCCTGACGATTTTGCTCTGCACCTGAATGTGGGTACGGGCTATGCTGAAAACTTTTTCAATCACGGCTTTACGCAATTCGATCATAGCGCTAGCTTGTCACGTTCGCCACGTATTAAAAATGGGGCAGATTATATTGCCACCATGAACGATTTTCCGAATAGCCCTTTCCACTACAGTACTAAAAATGTACCGCTGGCTAGTATATTAGGCTTTAGCGTAGGTGGCCGCAGCCATGATAAAAAACTGGGTGCTTTACTGGCGGGTAGTTACCAGAACACCTACCGGCAAACCAATGGCGTGTTTTTTAATACGCAGGTTAACCTAACCAATAATGAACCTAGCGTACAAGATTTTCAAAGCCGTACCTACAACATCCAGCAGCAGCGTGCTGCGTTAATTGGTAAATTGGATTATCGTTTTGATTCGGCCAATAAGCTTACCCTAAATGGTTCTTATATCAACCTTATGCAAAATGAATATCGTTTTGCTTCCGATACCAGCTTTTTAGGCCGTACGGCTGTAGGTAACGGCCGGGTAAATGAAGGTTACCGTAGCGACCGTACTATACAGCAAGTTTATAACGTAAACCTGCAAGGCGATCATACCCTGTTGCCTAACTTCCGCGCTAACTGGATGGCAGTATATTCAAAAGCCACCGCGAATGAACCTGATCGTGCTGATTTAAACCTGAATACGGGTAGAAACATACAACCGGATGGTTCGGTAGTGCAAGCTTCAACTACGTTTGATGCACTGCAATCGCAAACCCGCATTTTTACTTACAACTCCGATCAGGATAAAACAGGGTACCTGAACCTGATTTACTCGCCGCAGCTATTTAATACCAAAGTAGAATTTAGCGCTGGTGGTATGTACCGCGATAAAGACCGCCACAGTGATTATGATGAGTACGACTTACGAGTAAGCGGCAATACTGCTCAAACCTTTAACGGTAATATCGATAACAACACTTTTGCGGTGTTCAATGGGCAAGGCCGTGCCTCAGATGCCTTGAACTACACCTTCAATGAAAAGATAGGTGCTGCTTACGGACAGTTTAAGTTTACAGCGGGCAAGTTGCAAACCATTGGCGGCTTACGGTATGAGCATACCAGCCAGGCTTATGAAACCAATGCTTCCGAGCAAACGGTAGGTAAAAATGGTACCAACCATTATTATGATTTTTTGCCTAGTCTGAACTTTAAGTACATGTTGTCAGAACATCAGAACCTGCGCTTATCGTACTATTCAGCTATTAGTCGCCCTAATTTTTACGAAATTATCCCGCATACTTCTGGCGATCCGGATGCCGATTACAAAGAGATTGGTAACCCTACCCTGAAACGTACCACGGCAGAAAACTTCGACTTTCGTTATGAGCTGTTCCCGAAAGGATTGGATGAGTTATTGGTAGGTGTATTTTACAAAGCCATCAATAACCCTATTGAAAATGCTTTAGTGCGTCAAACCAGCAGTGCCGGTAGTACCAGTACCAACCTGGTGTTACAACCGCAAAACTTTGGTACAGCACACAACTATGGTTTCGAGTTTGAAGCAGTTAAGTACATTCACAATTTTGGCGTAAGGCTTAATTACACCTACACCGATTCAAAAATTACCACATCCAAACTGGTAAACTATCGTGATGCCAGTGGTTATGTAACCAATCGTTTGGAAAATCAAACTCGTCCATTGCAAGGCCAATCTAAAAATATCGGTAACTTCTCGTTTCTGTATAAGGATGGTAAAGCCGGGTTAGATGCCCAGTTATCGTTGGTGTACACTGGCTCGCGCATCAACTTGGTATCAGGTTACCTGGATAATGATGTTTGGCAGAAAGCCTTTACCACGCTCGATTTTTCAACCGAAAAACGATTGTTCAAAAACCTGTATGGCTACTTCAAAGCAACCAACCTGCTGAATACGCCATTTCAACTGGAGTTGCATCGCCCCTATCCGGAAAGTGTAACTGTATCATCCGAATACCAGAAAGATGGCGCTAACGCTTTTGTGCGGCGCGATACTTACAACCGCTATTACATTTTAGGTTTACGTTACCGACTATAA